A window of the Plasmodium knowlesi strain H genome assembly, chromosome: 2 genome harbors these coding sequences:
- a CDS encoding KIR protein encodes MTGTVEGEEDTLKDLPSQKVYEELSGSKDECIGEHGIEEMERKLTSYVENKGDMDRIKGALCHVYKMEDNKDGRKKSDYCSALYYWVSEIVWKIYESDTKSGSSKFDHAMNKYCTEIRDKEGEYGCKPPDPITDPKIREAMKKLFDFTVDKEFICTASGGADTPDGGIYGTYLAGVRSAYSHMQPECIGKGDGEGWCVDFTLWYGHHREEGTLQLKCNGILKPQVEEPATPGHSFSSSVNDISSGSTATMGSAVAGGLVSVALPTIGFFLYKYTDVFSGIKNSLFGGSNRNRGRGRRSTFRHSNQHFEDTLTENDSSTLGGGGGGESSTLGGSSTDISTIYNDDDGGRRRPSSPPSRKPYHTRQSRNIRYGRI; translated from the exons atgacaGGAACAGTAGAG GGAGAGGAAGACACTTTGAAGGACTTACCTTCTCAGAAGGTTTACGAAGAATTAAGTGGAAGCAAGGACGAATGTATTGGGGAGCATGGAATAGAAGAAATGGAGAGGAAGTTAACGTCATACGTCGAAAATAAGGGCGACATGGACAGAATTAAAGGTGCGCTGTGCCATGTATATAAAATGGAAGATAATAAGGACGGACGAAAGAAGAGTGATTACTGTAGTGCCCTCTACTATTGGGTAAGTGAAATAGTatggaaaatatatgaaagCGACACAAAAAGTGGGAGTTCCAAATTCGATCATGCTATGAATAAATATTGCACTGAAATACGGGATAAGGAAGGTGAATATGGATGTAAGCCCCCGGATCCCATTACTGACCCTAAAATTCGTGAggcaatgaaaaaattattcgatTTTACAGTGGACAAGGAATTTATATGTACAGCGTCGGGTGGTGCAGACACACCTGATGGTGGAATATATGGAACATATCTGGCAGGAGTACGAAGTGCCTACAGTCATATGCAACCGGAATGTATAGGAAAGGGCGATGGGGAAGGTTGGTGTGTAGATTTTACACTATGGTATGGGCATCACAGGGAGGAAGGGACACTGCAGTTAAAGTGCAATGGAATACTTAAACCACAAGTTGAGGAACCTGCAACACCTGGTCATTCGTTCTCTAGTAGTGTCAATGACATCAGCAGTGGTAGCACTGCCACCATGGGCTCCGCCGTTGCCGGTGGATTAGTTTCTGTAGCCTTACCAACCATCggtttctttttatacaaa tatactGATGTATTCTCTGGAATAAAAAACTCCCTCTTTGGTGGCAGTAATAGGAataggggaagaggaagaagatctaCTTTTCGACACAGTAATCAACACTTTGAGGACACACTCACAGAAAATGATTCTTCCACCctgggtggtggtggtggtggggaATCGTCCACCTTAGGTGGTAGCTCCACCGATATTTCTACCATatataatgatgatgatggaggACGACGTCGACCATCATCACCCCCATCTAGGAAACCATATCATACACGACAAAGCAGAAATATACGTTATGGACGAATATAA